TGAATAGAACATTCGGTGTGATTTTCGGGGCTGCCAAAGGCATTCTTGTCACAACCGTTCTGTTTATAATTATTACAAGTTTTGCACCCAACGGCAGTCATCATATGGCAGCGTCCCAAACCGCACCTTACCTTGCCCGGGTTGCCGATGCCCTGACCCTGTTTATCTCCCGGAACATCAAAATGGATTTCACTAAAGAGTTGGAAGGATTGAGAAAAACGTGGAAACAATAATTCCCTTGCTTGAGATTATCCGAAGACTTCGGGGGGAGAACGGGTGTTCATGGGACCGAAAACAGACCCCGTCCACCATGTGGAAGTGTCTGGCCGAAGAGGTATATGAACTGGAAGAAGCCATTGTCAAAGATGATGAAGACAATATTATCGAAGAGCTTGGGGACGTCCTTTTTCAGATCCTTTTCATTATGGAGATTTATGCCGATTCCGGCAGATTTCCCTTTGACCGGGTGGTGAATGCCGTGGCTGAAAAAATGATTCGTCGTCATCCCCATGTTTATGCAGACAGTCAGATTACATCTGAAGATGCGTTGAATAAACAATGGGAGGCCATTAAGGCCGGCGAGAAACGTCATTCCGGCACATCTGAAAGACGGTCTGCCCTGGACAATGTGCCAGGTGGAATGCCAAGTTTGCTGCGGGCTTTAAAAGTCTCCAAATCTGCTGTTAAGGCTGGGTTTGAGTGGGAAAATCTGGGGCAGGTCCTGGATACGGCGGTTTCGGAAATACATGAGTTTGAGGCAGCACTCTCCAAAGACAAGGACGATGCCATAATTGAATTTGGTGATATCCTTTTTTCCCTGGTGAATGTGGCAAGATTTGCCGGGTTTCATCCGGAAACTGCACTTTACCGCTCCACTTCGAAATTTGAGGAACGATTCAGAACGATGGAAGACGCCATTGGAGAAAAAGGCCTTGACTTAAAGCAGATGACTGCTGAAGAAAAGGAGACGCACTGGCAGGCGGCCAAGCAGGTTTGTGCACAAAAAAAGACCTGACGTCGATGGCGTTTGGGTTACAGGTAGTCTCCTCTCTGGAATTTCAGGTATTCGGTTTTTGCAGTAATAGCCGTACTGGTGGCAATATCTATGAGTTCCTGGTCATCTTCTCCAAGTGACAGTGTTTCTTCCAATAAAGATGCGGCATCTTCATTGAGCCCTTCAAGCACTGACTTAATATCCTTTAACGAGACATTGGTGTCGTCAAGCTGGGATGCATAGCTTTCTATGTCGCTCAGCAGTTTATCCGTTTTATCCGCAACGATGTCGGATACGGTTTGAATGTCAAAGCCCATTGCAGAAATTTCACCCAATTCATTGATTTCTGTTTCCCCTTCAGAGGCCTGTATTTTTTCCTGTGCGGAATTGAGCACGGCTTCAAATCCCTGTCCACTGCTCTTGGATGCCTTCTGGGTCTGACTGTCAAGTGTTTGAGTGATATTTTGGATATTGTTAATATTGGTCATATTGTCCTCCTTTTAACTTTAAGGAAGAATTACGCAATAAACGTGCCGATTTCGGTTTGAGAATTTTGTAGTTTTATTTTAGACGCTTTTTGTTTAAAAATCAATGTGTTGTATTGAAAAATAAAAAACCCTCCTGCCTGAAGATATCAATACTTCAGGCAGGAGGGAAAAAAATGCCGTGTGATTAACCTAATTCGTTCACAATGGAGCCCATCAGTTTTTCTGCAACCTGCTCGGCATTCACTGTGTACTGACCTGCCTGAACTTGTTTCTTGAGGGTCTCAACCATCGCGGTTCTGTCCTCGGATTCATTTTCAGCCGCGGCGGAAATTTTTTGAAGATCCCTGGTGGTGGCGGATAAATTAATGCTGTCTGAAAGGGTTTCTTCTGATTGTTTACCTTGGTCCGCCGAGGTATTGGCGGTGGTGTTGGCATTGGTATTATTGGCAGCGTAACTTTGATTTATATACCGCTGCATGGCATCAATTTTCATATTAAAC
This window of the uncultured Desulfobacter sp. genome carries:
- the mazG gene encoding nucleoside triphosphate pyrophosphohydrolase, yielding METIIPLLEIIRRLRGENGCSWDRKQTPSTMWKCLAEEVYELEEAIVKDDEDNIIEELGDVLFQILFIMEIYADSGRFPFDRVVNAVAEKMIRRHPHVYADSQITSEDALNKQWEAIKAGEKRHSGTSERRSALDNVPGGMPSLLRALKVSKSAVKAGFEWENLGQVLDTAVSEIHEFEAALSKDKDDAIIEFGDILFSLVNVARFAGFHPETALYRSTSKFEERFRTMEDAIGEKGLDLKQMTAEEKETHWQAAKQVCAQKKT
- the flgM gene encoding flagellar biosynthesis anti-sigma factor FlgM, translated to MKIDAMQRYINQSYAANNTNANTTANTSADQGKQSEETLSDSINLSATTRDLQKISAAAENESEDRTAMVETLKKQVQAGQYTVNAEQVAEKLMGSIVNELG